One genomic region from Robbsia betulipollinis encodes:
- a CDS encoding XRE family transcriptional regulator yields MERFEPITDRLRRALTTLSCGQSRNKRLRAVGKLRQRLLGKPGGEKIGDGFLRVHGSDNHIRVHNSQHQCDGKTYYDRDMRELAQRLVWAREKAELSQAGLAKLVKISQSNIGNLESGARKSSRKIVEIAKALGVSPDWLANGTGNPGEKAQITARESDPVPPGYVRLRMLDATPFMGSAGTPIDFPEVIQYVDLLRDYLIVELGSNPESLDLLPARGDSMSGTIEHGDIVFVDRTVRCFEGDGVYVIVWQDGLMIKRLQGRAHGGIRIKSDNKNYDPIDIEQAETSDLTVCGRVTGSWTVRRI; encoded by the coding sequence GTGGAGCGCTTCGAGCCGATCACCGATCGACTTCGACGGGCGCTGACCACGCTTTCCTGTGGACAAAGCCGAAATAAGCGACTGCGAGCAGTCGGCAAGCTTCGCCAGCGCCTGTTGGGTAAGCCCGGTGGCGAGAAGATCGGTGACGGTTTTTTGCGTGTCCATGGAAGTGATAATCACATACGTGTTCATAACAGTCAACACCAATGTGATGGCAAAACCTATTACGATCGTGATATGAGAGAACTAGCGCAACGCCTTGTGTGGGCGAGAGAAAAGGCCGAACTATCGCAAGCGGGTCTTGCTAAATTGGTCAAAATTTCGCAATCTAATATCGGCAATCTAGAATCCGGCGCTAGAAAGTCGAGCCGGAAGATTGTCGAGATTGCGAAGGCACTGGGAGTGAGCCCTGATTGGCTTGCCAATGGGACCGGCAATCCGGGCGAAAAAGCCCAGATAACGGCTCGTGAGTCAGACCCAGTGCCGCCAGGTTATGTGAGATTACGCATGCTGGACGCGACACCCTTTATGGGTAGCGCCGGCACGCCTATAGACTTTCCCGAAGTGATTCAATACGTCGATTTATTGCGTGATTATCTGATTGTCGAACTGGGATCGAATCCGGAAAGCTTGGATCTCCTCCCTGCGCGAGGCGACAGCATGTCTGGAACGATCGAGCACGGCGACATTGTCTTTGTGGACAGGACGGTCCGATGCTTCGAGGGTGACGGCGTCTATGTGATCGTCTGGCAGGACGGCTTGATGATTAAGCGTTTGCAGGGGCGTGCACACGGGGGCATACGCATCAAGAGCGACAACAAAAACTATGATCCCATTGACATTGAGCAAGCCGAAACGTCCGATCTCACGGTTTGCGGGCGGGTCACCGGATCGTGGACAGTGCGGCGCATTTAA